A region from the Bacillus sp. Marseille-P3661 genome encodes:
- a CDS encoding DUF4145 domain-containing protein translates to MNKQAYFYQFLEPISKELALVARELENSIFTSPRTMLTHARVFVENILQKVIQAEKLPYESRTSLKETLDLLNDNGYLVPEIRDALHHVRQIGNQAAHDARMFRYSEALLSWEAVYKIVKWYIEVYGSINFKVPEYQDPSPSMDQVYDITELEVRLKALEELLIADQKAKDEYIQNEIAVTTLNAEVETESPGFTKIRTITYKEYQLEVPYFLRDAFLLPQRFAKSETFLIRLGAEQQARIMSELPSNLEGLYKSVKRFNEKNDAIFFEELKLYIEEEKIRRQLSIERPGELFFFFKADHIIVTEDLSKVQLTANEFSGIPSLIRQLNEDQILTVGQLPKELVILAKYGNVGLGTVEKLFEQLKDRQKGKV, encoded by the coding sequence ATGAACAAACAAGCTTATTTTTATCAATTTTTAGAACCAATTTCCAAAGAATTAGCGCTTGTTGCTCGTGAACTTGAAAATAGTATATTCACAAGTCCGCGCACAATGCTTACACATGCTCGAGTATTTGTTGAAAATATTTTACAAAAAGTAATCCAAGCTGAGAAGTTACCATATGAATCAAGAACAAGTTTAAAAGAAACATTAGATTTGCTTAATGATAATGGTTATTTAGTTCCAGAAATAAGAGACGCTCTTCATCATGTACGCCAGATTGGAAATCAGGCCGCACATGATGCAAGGATGTTCCGTTACTCTGAGGCATTGTTATCATGGGAAGCAGTATATAAGATTGTTAAATGGTATATAGAAGTATATGGTTCAATTAATTTCAAAGTACCTGAGTATCAAGATCCATCGCCTAGTATGGACCAAGTATACGATATAACTGAACTTGAGGTTCGACTAAAAGCGTTGGAAGAGCTTCTCATTGCTGATCAAAAAGCAAAAGATGAATACATTCAAAATGAAATAGCTGTTACAACGCTAAATGCAGAGGTTGAAACTGAAAGTCCAGGGTTTACAAAAATTAGAACTATTACTTATAAGGAATATCAACTTGAAGTGCCTTATTTTCTTCGTGATGCCTTTTTGTTGCCACAACGGTTCGCTAAATCGGAAACATTTCTTATTCGATTAGGTGCTGAGCAACAAGCAAGAATCATGAGTGAATTACCTAGCAATTTAGAAGGGCTTTATAAATCCGTAAAACGTTTTAATGAAAAAAATGATGCGATTTTCTTTGAGGAATTAAAGTTATACATCGAAGAAGAAAAAATAAGACGGCAACTTTCAATAGAGCGTCCAGGAGAATTATTTTTCTTTTTTAAGGCAGACCACATAATAGTGACAGAAGATTTATCGAAAGTGCAGCTTACGGCAAATGAATTTAGTGGTATACCGAGTCTTATTAGACAATTAAATGAAGATCAAATACTAACTGTAGGGCAATTGCCAAAGGAACTAGTTATTCTTGCAAAGTATGGTAATGTAGGACTTGGTACCGTGGAGAAATTATTTGAGCAGTTAAAAGATAGACAGAAAGGTAAAGTCTAA
- a CDS encoding NAD-dependent epimerase/dehydratase family protein, whose translation MKIIVTGGAGFIGSHIAERLVEQGHSVVIIDNLKTGTKENLGSHMKLYQEDIRSSNIESIFKYERPDAIIHHAAQLSVSLSHLDPFYDFDVNTQGTVNLLKCCAKHDVKSFIFASSAAVYGNPTILPIPEDHLLSPCSFYGLSKRCAEDYIILFSKNYNFNYTIFRYGNVYGPRQSSKGESGVINIFTERILTKQPLIIHGDGLQTRDFIYVSDVVEANIKALTSEVNGIFNIGSGTGVSINEMIALLKQTAGNLVTTEFSVERAGDIKHSLLNINKAKTLLNWTPQTALEHGIKQTFQSISTYNNKPHE comes from the coding sequence ATGAAGATTATAGTTACTGGTGGAGCAGGATTCATCGGTTCTCATATCGCAGAACGGTTAGTTGAACAAGGTCATTCTGTCGTGATAATTGATAATTTAAAAACTGGAACAAAAGAAAATCTAGGTTCTCATATGAAACTGTACCAAGAAGATATCAGAAGTTCGAATATAGAATCAATATTCAAATATGAACGCCCTGATGCTATTATACATCATGCTGCACAACTATCTGTATCCTTATCTCATCTTGACCCCTTTTATGATTTTGATGTCAATACCCAAGGTACAGTTAATCTACTAAAATGCTGTGCGAAACACGATGTTAAAAGCTTTATTTTCGCCTCTTCCGCTGCTGTTTATGGCAATCCAACTATTCTTCCGATACCAGAAGACCACCTGTTATCTCCTTGCTCTTTCTATGGCCTTTCAAAACGATGTGCTGAAGATTATATTATTCTATTCTCTAAGAATTACAATTTTAATTACACTATTTTTCGATATGGCAATGTCTATGGACCAAGACAATCAAGCAAGGGTGAGTCTGGTGTGATTAATATTTTTACGGAACGTATTTTAACTAAACAGCCCTTAATCATCCATGGTGATGGATTGCAAACTAGAGACTTTATTTATGTAAGTGATGTTGTTGAAGCTAATATTAAGGCATTAACATCAGAAGTAAATGGAATATTTAATATCGGTTCAGGTACAGGTGTATCCATTAATGAAATGATAGCTCTGCTTAAACAGACTGCTGGAAATTTGGTCACAACTGAGTTTTCTGTTGAAAGAGCTGGAGATATTAAACATAGTCTGTTGAATATAAACAAAGCGAAAACGTTGTTGAATTGGACACCACAAACAGCCCTTGAACATGGGATAAAACAAACCTTCCAGTCAATTTCCACTTACAACAATAAACCTCACGAATAG